A window from Zonotrichia albicollis isolate bZonAlb1 chromosome 8, bZonAlb1.hap1, whole genome shotgun sequence encodes these proteins:
- the LOC141729756 gene encoding olfactory receptor 14A16-like, translating into MSNSSSISHFLLLALADTRQLQLLHFCLLLGISLAALLGNGLIISAVACSHHLHTPMFFFLLNLALSDLGSICTTVPKAMHNSLWDTRDISYTGCASQVFFFLFFVSVEFFLLTIMCYDRYVSICKPLHYGTLLSSRACAHMAAAAWASAFLNALMHTANTFSLPLCHGNALGQFFCEIPQILKLSCSKSYLRELGLLAASACLELTCFVFIIFSYVYIFRAVLKIPSEQGRHKAFSTCLPHLAVVSLFVSTGFSAHLKPPSISSPSLDLSVSVLYSVVPPALNPLIYSLRNQELKAALRKMMNG; encoded by the coding sequence atgtccaacagcagctccatcagccacttcctcctgctggcattggcagacacgcggcagctgcagctcctgcacttctgcctcttgctgggcatctccctggctgccctcctgggcaacggcctcatcatcagcgctgtagcctgcagccaccacctgcacacacccatgttcttcttcctgctcaacctggccctcagcgacctgggctccatctgcaccactgtccccaaagccatgcacaattccctctgggacaccagggacatctcctacacaggatgtgcttcacaggttttcttctttctcttctttgtgTCAGTAGAGTTTtttctcctgaccatcatgtgctacgaccgctacgtgtccatctgcaaacccctgcactacgggaccctcctgagcagcagagcttgtgcccacatggcagcagctgcctgggccagtgcctttctcaacgCTCTCATGCatacagccaatacattttccctgcccctgtgccatggcaatgccctgggccagttcttctgtgaaatcccacagatcctcaaactctcctgctccaaatcctacctcagggaacttgggcttctTGCTGCTAGTGCCTGTTTAGAACTCACatgttttgtgttcattattttctcttatGTGTATATCTTCAGGGCCGTGCTGaagatcccctctgagcagggacggcacaaagccttttccacctgcctccctcacctggctgtggtctccctgtttgtCAGCACTGGCTTTTCTGcccacctgaagcccccctccatctcctccccatccctggatctgtcagtgtcagttctgtactcagtggtgcctccagccctgaaccctcttatctacagcctgaggaaccaggagctcaaggctgcccTGAGGAAAATGATGAATGGTTGA
- the LOC141729889 gene encoding class II histocompatibility antigen, B-L beta chain-like isoform X2 — protein sequence MGRGAAAGALLVALVVLGAPPAAGAELSGVFQEMRTRECHFINGTEKVRFVRRYIYNRKQYMMFDSDVGVFVGDTPYGETQARCCNGIPEILEDNRAAVDTFCRAGYELAAPFLTGHRVPPNVSISLVPPSSSQPGPGRLLCSVMDFYPAAIQVRWFQGQQELSEHVVATDVVPNGDWTYQLLVLLETPPRRGLSYSCQVEHVSLEQPLRRHWEMPPDAARSKMLTGIGGFVLSFVFLALGLGVSLRKKVLFPVCCTEPNEKKKGHRALFATTALEAVPPLSLAGLLLSFRWSPHRRPSPVLQPPGQTD from the exons atggggcgaggggcggcagctggggccctgctggtggcactggtggtgctgggagcccCCCCGGCTGCGGGCGCGGAGCTCTCGG GGGTGTTCCAGGAGATGAGAACGAGAGAGTGTCACTTCATTAATGGTACGGAGAAGGTGAGGTTTGTGAGGAGGTACATCTACAACCGGAAGCAGTACATGATGTTCGACAGCGACGTGGGGGTGTTCGTGGGGGACACCCCCTATGGGGAGACACAGGCTCGGTGCTGCAACGGAATCCCGGAAATACTGGAGGATAATCGGGCTGCGGTGGACACGTTCTGCCGGGCCGGCTACGAGCTTGCTGCCCCGTTCCTCACGGGGCACCGAG tgccccccaacgTGTCCATCTCGCTGGTGCCCCCCTCAagctcccagcccggccccggccgcctgctctgctccgtgatggatttctaccctgctgccatccaggtgaggtggttccagggccagcaggagctctcGGAGCACGTGGTGGCCACCGACGTGGTCCCCAACGGGGACTGGACctaccagctgctggtgctgctggaaaccCCCCCCCGGCGCGGGCTCagctacagctgccaggtggagcacgtcagcctggagcagcccctgaggcGGCACTGGG AGATGCCGCCGGACGCCGCCCGCAGCAAGATGCTGACGGGCATCGGGGGCTTCGTCTTGAGCTTCGTCTTCCTGGCGCTGGGGCTCGGCGTCTCCCTGCGCAAGAAG GTGTTGTTTCCTGTGTGCTGCACTGagcccaatgagaagaagaaggggcaccgtgccctttttgcaacaacagccttggaagctgtcccacctctcagcctggctggacttctcctgagtttcaggtggtctccccacagaagaccctcacctgttttacaaccaccgggacagacagactga
- the LOC141729889 gene encoding H-2 class II histocompatibility antigen, I-E beta chain-like isoform X5, with amino-acid sequence MGRGAAAGALLVALVVLGAPPAAGAELSGVFQEMRTRECHFINGTEKVRFVRRYIYNRKQYMMFDSDVGVFVGDTPYGETQARCCNGIPEILEDNRAAVDTFCRAGYELAAPFLTGHRGEVVPGPAGALGARGGHRRGPQRGLDLPAAGAAGNPPPARAQLQLPGGARQPGAAPEAALGDAAGRRPQQDADGHRGLRLELRLPGAGARRLPAQEGVVSCVLH; translated from the exons atggggcgaggggcggcagctggggccctgctggtggcactggtggtgctgggagcccCCCCGGCTGCGGGCGCGGAGCTCTCGG GGGTGTTCCAGGAGATGAGAACGAGAGAGTGTCACTTCATTAATGGTACGGAGAAGGTGAGGTTTGTGAGGAGGTACATCTACAACCGGAAGCAGTACATGATGTTCGACAGCGACGTGGGGGTGTTCGTGGGGGACACCCCCTATGGGGAGACACAGGCTCGGTGCTGCAACGGAATCCCGGAAATACTGGAGGATAATCGGGCTGCGGTGGACACGTTCTGCCGGGCCGGCTACGAGCTTGCTGCCCCGTTCCTCACGGGGCACCGAG gtgaggtggttccagggccagcaggagctctcGGAGCACGTGGTGGCCACCGACGTGGTCCCCAACGGGGACTGGACctaccagctgctggtgctgctggaaaccCCCCCCCGGCGCGGGCTCagctacagctgccaggtggagcacgtcagcctggagcagcccctgaggcGGCACTGGG AGATGCCGCCGGACGCCGCCCGCAGCAAGATGCTGACGGGCATCGGGGGCTTCGTCTTGAGCTTCGTCTTCCTGGCGCTGGGGCTCGGCGTCTCCCTGCGCAAGAAG GTGTTGTTTCCTGTGTGCTGCACTGa
- the LOC141729889 gene encoding uncharacterized protein LOC141729889 isoform X3, which translates to MGRGAAAGALLVALVVLGAPPAAGAELSGVFQEMRTRECHFINGTEKVRFVRRYIYNRKQYMMFDSDVGVFVGDTPYGETQARCCNGIPEILEDNRAAVDTFCRAGYELAAPFLTGHRGEVVPGPAGALGARGGHRRGPQRGLDLPAAGAAGNPPPARAQLQLPGGARQPGAAPEAALGDAAGRRPQQDADGHRGLRLELRLPGAGARRLPAQEELLSRRRPQPLPVGSGPAGTPRSVPAPLILGGPVFPPAPLALCPRPVPAPSTPSKASQLGPGPFIGGRWGGVLGGDGTDLEKGRGTKGGGL; encoded by the exons atggggcgaggggcggcagctggggccctgctggtggcactggtggtgctgggagcccCCCCGGCTGCGGGCGCGGAGCTCTCGG GGGTGTTCCAGGAGATGAGAACGAGAGAGTGTCACTTCATTAATGGTACGGAGAAGGTGAGGTTTGTGAGGAGGTACATCTACAACCGGAAGCAGTACATGATGTTCGACAGCGACGTGGGGGTGTTCGTGGGGGACACCCCCTATGGGGAGACACAGGCTCGGTGCTGCAACGGAATCCCGGAAATACTGGAGGATAATCGGGCTGCGGTGGACACGTTCTGCCGGGCCGGCTACGAGCTTGCTGCCCCGTTCCTCACGGGGCACCGAG gtgaggtggttccagggccagcaggagctctcGGAGCACGTGGTGGCCACCGACGTGGTCCCCAACGGGGACTGGACctaccagctgctggtgctgctggaaaccCCCCCCCGGCGCGGGCTCagctacagctgccaggtggagcacgtcagcctggagcagcccctgaggcGGCACTGGG AGATGCCGCCGGACGCCGCCCGCAGCAAGATGCTGACGGGCATCGGGGGCTTCGTCTTGAGCTTCGTCTTCCTGGCGCTGGGGCTCGGCGTCTCCCTGCGCAAGAAG agctcctgagccgGCGGCGGCCGCAGCCCCTCCCCGTGGGCTCGGGCCCGGCCGGGACCCCCCGCTCCGTCCCCGCTCcgctgattttggggggtcccgtgttccccccagccccgctggcGCTCTGCCCCCGCCCAGTGCCTGCTCCCAGTACTCCCAGTAAAGCTTCCCAGTTGGGCCCGGGGCCGTTTATTGGGGGGCGAtggggaggggttttggggggcgaTGGGACGGATCTGGAAAAAGGGAGGGGGACAAAGGGTGGGGGCTTGTGA
- the LOC141729889 gene encoding class II histocompatibility antigen, B-L beta chain-like isoform X1 translates to MGRGAAAGALLVALVVLGAPPAAGAELSGVFQEMRTRECHFINGTEKVRFVRRYIYNRKQYMMFDSDVGVFVGDTPYGETQARCCNGIPEILEDNRAAVDTFCRAGYELAAPFLTGHRVPPNVSISLVPPSSSQPGPGRLLCSVMDFYPAAIQVRWFQGQQELSEHVVATDVVPNGDWTYQLLVLLETPPRRGLSYSCQVEHVSLEQPLRRHWEMPPDAARSKMLTGIGGFVLSFVFLALGLGVSLRKKVRAGAGDGVPAGAERVRSRRGPQIGVTPFSLPTELLSRRRPQPLPVGSGPAGTPRSVPAPLILGGPVFPPAPLALCPRPVPAPSTPSKASQLGPGPFIGGRWGGVLGGDGTDLEKGRGTKGGGL, encoded by the exons atggggcgaggggcggcagctggggccctgctggtggcactggtggtgctgggagcccCCCCGGCTGCGGGCGCGGAGCTCTCGG GGGTGTTCCAGGAGATGAGAACGAGAGAGTGTCACTTCATTAATGGTACGGAGAAGGTGAGGTTTGTGAGGAGGTACATCTACAACCGGAAGCAGTACATGATGTTCGACAGCGACGTGGGGGTGTTCGTGGGGGACACCCCCTATGGGGAGACACAGGCTCGGTGCTGCAACGGAATCCCGGAAATACTGGAGGATAATCGGGCTGCGGTGGACACGTTCTGCCGGGCCGGCTACGAGCTTGCTGCCCCGTTCCTCACGGGGCACCGAG tgccccccaacgTGTCCATCTCGCTGGTGCCCCCCTCAagctcccagcccggccccggccgcctgctctgctccgtgatggatttctaccctgctgccatccaggtgaggtggttccagggccagcaggagctctcGGAGCACGTGGTGGCCACCGACGTGGTCCCCAACGGGGACTGGACctaccagctgctggtgctgctggaaaccCCCCCCCGGCGCGGGCTCagctacagctgccaggtggagcacgtcagcctggagcagcccctgaggcGGCACTGGG AGATGCCGCCGGACGCCGCCCGCAGCAAGATGCTGACGGGCATCGGGGGCTTCGTCTTGAGCTTCGTCTTCCTGGCGCTGGGGCTCGGCGTCTCCCTGCGCAAGAAGGTCAGGGCGGGTGCCGGGGATGGCGTCCCCGCCGGGGCGGAGCGTGTGCGCTCCCGCCGGGGCCCCCAGATCGGTgtcacccccttttctctgcccacagagctcctgagccgGCGGCGGCCGCAGCCCCTCCCCGTGGGCTCGGGCCCGGCCGGGACCCCCCGCTCCGTCCCCGCTCcgctgattttggggggtcccgtgttccccccagccccgctggcGCTCTGCCCCCGCCCAGTGCCTGCTCCCAGTACTCCCAGTAAAGCTTCCCAGTTGGGCCCGGGGCCGTTTATTGGGGGGCGAtggggaggggttttggggggcgaTGGGACGGATCTGGAAAAAGGGAGGGGGACAAAGGGTGGGGGCTTGTGA
- the LOC141729889 gene encoding class II histocompatibility antigen, B-L beta chain-like isoform X4, giving the protein MGRGAAAGALLVALVVLGAPPAAGAELSGVFQEMRTRECHFINGTEKVRFVRRYIYNRKQYMMFDSDVGVFVGDTPYGETQARCCNGIPEILEDNRAAVDTFCRAGYELAAPFLTGHRVPPNVSISLVPPSSSQPGPGRLLCSVMDFYPAAIQVRWFQGQQELSEHVVATDVVPNGDWTYQLLVLLETPPRRGLSYSCQVEHVSLEQPLRRHWEMPPDAARSKMLTGIGGFVLSFVFLALGLGVSLRKKSS; this is encoded by the exons atggggcgaggggcggcagctggggccctgctggtggcactggtggtgctgggagcccCCCCGGCTGCGGGCGCGGAGCTCTCGG GGGTGTTCCAGGAGATGAGAACGAGAGAGTGTCACTTCATTAATGGTACGGAGAAGGTGAGGTTTGTGAGGAGGTACATCTACAACCGGAAGCAGTACATGATGTTCGACAGCGACGTGGGGGTGTTCGTGGGGGACACCCCCTATGGGGAGACACAGGCTCGGTGCTGCAACGGAATCCCGGAAATACTGGAGGATAATCGGGCTGCGGTGGACACGTTCTGCCGGGCCGGCTACGAGCTTGCTGCCCCGTTCCTCACGGGGCACCGAG tgccccccaacgTGTCCATCTCGCTGGTGCCCCCCTCAagctcccagcccggccccggccgcctgctctgctccgtgatggatttctaccctgctgccatccaggtgaggtggttccagggccagcaggagctctcGGAGCACGTGGTGGCCACCGACGTGGTCCCCAACGGGGACTGGACctaccagctgctggtgctgctggaaaccCCCCCCCGGCGCGGGCTCagctacagctgccaggtggagcacgtcagcctggagcagcccctgaggcGGCACTGGG AGATGCCGCCGGACGCCGCCCGCAGCAAGATGCTGACGGGCATCGGGGGCTTCGTCTTGAGCTTCGTCTTCCTGGCGCTGGGGCTCGGCGTCTCCCTGCGCAAGAAG agctcctga